One part of the Trichocoleus desertorum ATA4-8-CV12 genome encodes these proteins:
- a CDS encoding transposase, whose translation MSFGGEGVISSNNREEQRKMIRYNHLVANCLIFYNVFEISRILHELRQKGYPLEPEVVAALSPYWTQHVNRFGRYDLNLNRCPPPIDYDLPVVQTIDP comes from the coding sequence TTGTCGTTTGGGGGAGAAGGTGTCATTTCCTCGAACAACCGAGAAGAACAGCGAAAGATGATTCGCTATAACCACCTGGTGGCAAATTGCCTGATCTTCTACAACGTTTTTGAGATCAGTCGAATTCTCCATGAATTGCGGCAAAAAGGCTATCCCTTAGAACCAGAGGTCGTTGCTGCCCTTAGTCCCTACTGGACGCAGCATGTGAATCGCTTTGGACGGTACGATCTCAACCTTAATCGTTGCCCACCTCCCATTGATTATGACCTTCCGGTAGTACAAACGATTGATCCTTGA
- a CDS encoding DUF91 domain-containing protein, protein MLVKTKAQWCFESELALETVVWENLGSLFSLAPLKRQYQCQGEICDIVASDANNGLVILELKNSEDRYIVQQLTRYYDNLIQERPLPKQIDYSRPVRLIAIAPSFHRHNFIDQKYLRLDLEFFTCKIIQSDEIFSLQLQSIEAQESKIIKLAYTQVQVSQSSGLPKPPQMLLDRLGGWPIEAQQNIFKLRERILLSDPRMQETVSGQSIYYGRGKQNCAELYFDKKQQSPILFLWLQLWRYEKNATGRHRIWTDWERILFWAHVPTGLGQAKTREEWKQIPQNKWPRKHLEMGRSLIADSFHSELSTRLGCKESTSSLIPIVDAALERWQTRL, encoded by the coding sequence ATGCTAGTCAAAACAAAAGCGCAATGGTGTTTTGAAAGCGAACTCGCTTTAGAAACCGTGGTGTGGGAAAATCTCGGATCTTTATTCTCACTAGCTCCCCTTAAACGGCAATATCAGTGCCAAGGAGAGATTTGTGACATTGTTGCCAGTGATGCTAATAACGGTTTAGTTATTTTAGAGCTGAAAAATTCTGAGGATCGCTATATTGTTCAGCAACTTACTCGTTATTATGACAATCTGATTCAGGAAAGGCCTCTACCTAAACAAATTGATTATTCACGACCTGTCCGACTCATCGCGATCGCGCCTAGCTTTCACCGGCACAACTTCATTGATCAAAAATATCTTCGTCTAGATCTGGAGTTTTTTACTTGTAAGATTATTCAGTCTGATGAGATTTTTTCCTTGCAACTGCAATCCATAGAAGCCCAAGAGAGCAAAATTATTAAACTAGCCTACACCCAAGTGCAGGTCTCCCAATCTTCAGGCTTACCAAAACCACCTCAGATGCTACTGGATCGCTTAGGAGGATGGCCTATTGAGGCTCAGCAAAACATTTTTAAGTTGCGTGAACGCATTCTTCTTTCTGACCCACGAATGCAAGAAACAGTTAGTGGTCAATCCATTTATTACGGTCGGGGAAAACAAAACTGTGCAGAGTTGTACTTTGACAAAAAGCAGCAAAGCCCAATTTTATTCCTATGGCTACAACTCTGGCGCTATGAGAAAAATGCCACTGGTCGCCACCGAATTTGGACCGATTGGGAGCGGATTTTATTCTGGGCTCATGTTCCTACAGGGCTGGGGCAGGCGAAGACTCGTGAGGAATGGAAGCAGATTCCCCAAAATAAATGGCCACGAAAGCACCTAGAAATGGGAAGAAGCCTTATTGCCGATTCTTTTCATTCAGAGCTTTCAACTAGGCTTGGATGTAAAGAAAGTACTTCTTCCTTGATACCAATAGTTGATGCTGCCCTAGAAAGATGGCAAACGAGGCTTTGA
- a CDS encoding tyrosine-type recombinase/integrase: protein MPNSKLRNREYLLLGEVITLLETAKTYSRYPDRDYALILMMFRHGLRASEAGMLEWKDIDLSQNSIYIKRVKGSRSGVHPLLEDERNIILKIRQNNIPQIFVNERGRSFLVPAKIPGRADEAPGISRIVARVGEVSDLSIKVHAHMLRHSCGYWLANQGYDTRLIQDYLGHENIQHTVKYTKLNHERFRQLRWSI, encoded by the coding sequence CTGCCCAACAGCAAGCTGCGGAATCGGGAGTATCTGCTACTTGGCGAGGTCATTACCTTACTGGAAACTGCCAAAACGTACAGCCGTTATCCAGATCGGGACTATGCTCTCATTCTTATGATGTTTCGCCACGGTCTACGAGCATCCGAGGCAGGCATGTTGGAATGGAAGGATATTGACCTAAGCCAGAACAGCATTTATATCAAACGAGTCAAAGGCAGTCGCTCTGGCGTTCATCCACTGTTGGAAGATGAGAGAAATATTATTTTGAAAATTCGTCAGAACAATATCCCTCAGATTTTTGTCAATGAACGAGGGCGATCTTTTTTGGTTCCCGCCAAGATACCAGGACGAGCAGACGAAGCACCTGGTATTTCCAGGATTGTTGCCCGTGTAGGGGAAGTGAGTGATCTCAGTATCAAGGTTCATGCCCACATGCTGAGACATAGCTGCGGGTATTGGCTAGCAAACCAAGGATACGATACGCGCCTTATCCAGGATTATCTAGGGCACGAAAACATCCAACACACAGTTAAATACACCAAGCTGAATCATGAACGATTTAGGCAACTTCGTTGGTCAATATGA